A window of the Virgibacillus pantothenticus genome harbors these coding sequences:
- a CDS encoding 5'-3' exonuclease, with the protein MNKHQIMLVDGMALLFRGFFATAFRGNFMKTREGMPTNGVYQFLRYFLDAVNTFQPTHVVCCWDMGSKTFRTEMYAAYKANRDEPPVELIPQFDLAKKVVDSFNMPNIGLENYEADDCIGTLAKMYGADHEVTILTGDQDILQLVDDGIQVAIMKKGQGNYDLFNQANFYEKKGIHPKQIIDLKGLMGDPSDNYPGVKGIGEKTALKLIQEHGTIEDMIANIDTLPKGVQTKIKANMEMLHLSRRLAEIKCDVPITCELEQALWDYDRERIIGTFQSLEWKYLDKLV; encoded by the coding sequence TTGAACAAACATCAAATTATGCTAGTCGACGGCATGGCGTTATTATTCCGCGGTTTTTTTGCTACTGCATTCCGAGGTAATTTTATGAAAACGAGGGAAGGGATGCCGACAAACGGCGTTTATCAATTTTTGCGCTATTTTCTAGATGCAGTGAACACATTTCAACCAACACACGTCGTATGCTGTTGGGATATGGGAAGTAAAACGTTTCGAACAGAAATGTATGCTGCTTATAAAGCCAATCGTGACGAACCTCCGGTAGAGCTGATACCGCAATTTGACTTAGCCAAAAAAGTAGTAGATAGCTTTAATATGCCAAACATCGGCTTGGAGAATTATGAAGCCGATGATTGTATTGGAACTTTAGCAAAAATGTACGGTGCTGATCATGAAGTAACGATTCTGACCGGCGACCAAGATATTTTGCAATTGGTAGACGATGGTATCCAAGTAGCCATTATGAAAAAAGGCCAAGGGAATTATGATCTGTTTAATCAAGCTAATTTCTATGAGAAGAAAGGCATTCATCCTAAACAAATTATTGATTTGAAAGGGTTGATGGGGGATCCTTCCGATAATTATCCAGGTGTCAAAGGAATTGGCGAAAAAACAGCATTAAAATTAATCCAAGAGCATGGGACTATCGAGGATATGATCGCAAATATAGATACGTTGCCAAAAGGTGTACAAACAAAGATTAAAGCAAACATGGAAATGCTACATTTATCAAGGCGTCTCGCTGAAATTAAATGTGATGTTCCAATTACGTGTGAGTTAGAACAAGCTTTATGGGATTATGATCGGGAGCGTATTATTGGTACATTTCAATCGCTTGAATGGAAATATTTAGACAAGCTCGTGTAA
- a CDS encoding dynamin family protein — translation MTKEAAPHLLHQLAAVYEQVRENGDDIRAEKLIELYDKYKQQELMICFAGHFSAGKSSMINALLGEDILPNSPIPTSANIVKITSGKGKVRVYFKHSAPEEYQEPFDLDMLKQYSMDKDNIQKIEISTLAPLLPAKTAFIDTPGIDAADDADRLMTEGSLHLMDALFYVMDYNHVQSEVNLQFLLDLQAKNIPFYVIINQIDKHKESELTFTSFKESIRQTFDVWEIKPERIFYSSLYEPDLEHNQFQEIQQTLQDDLFTTRKQELLDRQHSLNDVIEQHVVFLQEQFEEELETYYVPPKQQEELSQKSTIQNKLDAYEQKKTNLKTDFYDVLQQTLKNAYLMPAVLRDKAASFLESQQSDFKVGLLGAKKKTSEERKKRLNEFRIDLQQTVEAGLQWKLRDKWLPLLKDYKVDDIQVQNELQQFTISVKEADLLETIKQGATLNGEAIIQYTNDLAHEIKKQAKQQANALWNQVEAAIQAELQPICSKLTDQLIELNSIEQKLNHYIAIEKSLAHKQNLVRQAIYHEAPSREKTIAMIEEILLQQEQRVTFVAQPMAFKARQMAGSEDCLLTDEKQIPSKETGASHPVETTVNAIEQTMSIVKDLPGFQSIMDDLKSKQYRLEHRTYTIALFGAFSAGKSSFANALMGEAILPVSPNPTTATVNRIHPVTNTHKHGTVIVQLKKQEELVKEVVTMTKKFSPESDRLEDLIAWIDKEQLYRHEELENTYQAYLQAILNGYASMQQFLGQSMYLSIEAFPSYVTDETKACFVETIDLYYDCALTRQGISLVDTPGADSINARHTNVAFDYIKHADAILYVTYYNHALNRADKDFLMQLGRVKDSFQLDKMFFIVNAADLAKDEEELALVTTYVTEQLAQLGIRFPRQYPVSSRNALSEKQLHKRSDQLMAAFEADFYPFIHRDLTKLAVAAAFRDMERLEQQLQQFIASQKLDQQEKKAFKQSIETKHQQLQQIIDDIKAAAYLNQVKQKIQKQLYYVLERFSIRFHDMFKETVNPATITESGKEGRKQLWDCMWNLIAYCQTELIRELQAVSLRIEAFMNDSMLDVYRFIEKQSQSVDKSFMFAEIDRKDIASPVFSEAFQAMDHQPLNRMIQSYKNTKAFFAKNEKERTKEAIYGFLQPIVKEYMDVNEQHMDAFYEEQWATIISDLKENIAIQLQKHMDSYHEMITSNVSLPELINKQHEVSAILADYKQKEG, via the coding sequence ATGACGAAAGAAGCTGCACCACATTTGCTACATCAACTGGCTGCAGTATATGAACAGGTACGTGAAAACGGAGATGATATTCGCGCAGAGAAGTTAATTGAGCTCTACGATAAATATAAGCAACAGGAGCTTATGATCTGTTTTGCTGGTCATTTTTCTGCTGGCAAATCATCCATGATCAATGCATTGCTAGGAGAGGACATTTTGCCAAACAGTCCCATTCCAACAAGTGCGAATATCGTTAAAATTACATCTGGCAAGGGCAAGGTTCGGGTGTATTTTAAACATAGCGCTCCAGAAGAATATCAAGAACCGTTTGATTTAGATATGCTGAAACAATACTCCATGGATAAAGATAATATCCAAAAAATTGAAATCAGCACATTGGCACCACTGTTACCAGCAAAGACAGCGTTTATTGATACACCAGGCATTGATGCAGCAGATGATGCGGATCGATTAATGACAGAAGGTTCACTACATCTGATGGATGCACTGTTTTATGTAATGGATTATAACCATGTGCAATCGGAAGTGAATTTGCAATTTTTGCTCGATCTGCAAGCAAAAAATATACCATTCTATGTCATTATTAATCAAATTGATAAACATAAAGAATCGGAACTCACCTTTACTAGCTTTAAGGAAAGTATAAGACAGACATTCGATGTATGGGAAATCAAACCGGAGAGAATATTTTATTCTTCTTTATATGAACCTGACTTAGAACATAACCAATTTCAGGAAATCCAACAAACATTACAGGATGATCTATTCACAACCCGTAAGCAGGAGTTATTGGACCGTCAACATAGCTTGAATGACGTGATAGAACAACATGTTGTCTTTCTTCAGGAACAATTTGAAGAAGAATTGGAGACATATTACGTGCCACCGAAGCAACAAGAAGAGCTTAGCCAAAAATCTACCATTCAAAATAAATTGGATGCATACGAGCAAAAGAAGACCAATTTGAAAACAGACTTCTATGACGTTTTACAGCAGACGTTAAAAAATGCGTATTTAATGCCTGCTGTATTAAGAGATAAAGCGGCATCCTTTTTAGAATCGCAGCAAAGTGATTTTAAAGTTGGCTTATTGGGAGCAAAGAAAAAAACGAGTGAAGAAAGAAAAAAACGTTTAAACGAATTTCGAATTGATTTACAGCAAACTGTGGAAGCAGGATTACAATGGAAGCTGCGGGATAAGTGGTTACCATTGCTGAAGGATTACAAAGTGGATGACATTCAAGTGCAAAATGAACTGCAGCAGTTTACGATCTCGGTCAAAGAAGCAGATTTACTAGAAACAATCAAGCAAGGGGCTACACTTAATGGGGAAGCCATTATCCAATATACGAATGATTTGGCACACGAAATCAAAAAGCAGGCGAAACAACAAGCGAATGCGTTATGGAATCAGGTAGAAGCGGCTATCCAAGCCGAGCTGCAGCCTATATGCTCAAAACTGACGGATCAATTAATAGAGCTAAACAGCATAGAGCAAAAGCTAAATCATTATATTGCTATAGAAAAATCATTAGCCCACAAACAAAACCTGGTTAGGCAAGCGATCTATCATGAAGCTCCTTCACGGGAAAAGACGATCGCAATGATAGAAGAAATTTTATTACAACAAGAACAACGCGTTACATTTGTAGCTCAACCAATGGCATTTAAAGCACGGCAAATGGCAGGTTCCGAAGATTGTTTATTAACGGATGAAAAACAAATACCTAGCAAAGAAACAGGAGCAAGTCATCCTGTAGAGACAACTGTTAACGCGATTGAACAGACAATGAGTATCGTTAAAGATCTACCAGGTTTTCAATCGATCATGGACGATTTAAAAAGTAAGCAGTATCGATTAGAACATCGCACGTATACGATTGCATTATTTGGTGCGTTTAGTGCCGGTAAATCATCGTTTGCAAACGCTCTAATGGGAGAAGCCATTTTACCAGTATCGCCAAATCCAACCACAGCGACTGTCAACCGAATTCACCCTGTAACGAATACGCATAAACATGGGACAGTTATTGTACAATTGAAGAAACAGGAGGAATTGGTCAAAGAAGTGGTGACGATGACGAAAAAGTTCTCTCCTGAATCTGATCGTCTGGAAGACTTAATAGCATGGATAGATAAAGAACAACTATACCGTCACGAAGAGCTAGAAAACACATATCAAGCATATTTGCAAGCCATTTTAAATGGCTATGCTTCTATGCAGCAATTCTTAGGTCAGTCGATGTACTTATCTATCGAAGCGTTTCCGAGCTATGTGACAGATGAAACGAAAGCGTGCTTTGTTGAAACGATCGACCTTTATTATGATTGTGCGCTAACACGTCAGGGGATTAGTCTTGTTGATACACCAGGAGCAGATTCCATCAATGCGCGACATACAAATGTGGCGTTTGATTATATTAAACATGCTGATGCCATTCTTTACGTAACGTATTATAATCATGCGCTTAATCGAGCTGACAAAGATTTTCTTATGCAATTAGGAAGAGTAAAAGATTCCTTTCAATTAGATAAAATGTTTTTTATCGTTAATGCAGCTGATTTAGCAAAGGATGAGGAAGAATTAGCGCTAGTGACAACCTATGTTACGGAACAATTAGCTCAATTAGGGATTCGTTTTCCTCGTCAGTATCCTGTCTCCAGTAGGAACGCCTTAAGCGAAAAGCAACTTCATAAACGGTCGGATCAGCTAATGGCAGCATTTGAAGCCGATTTTTATCCATTTATTCACCGTGACTTAACGAAATTGGCTGTAGCAGCTGCTTTTCGGGATATGGAACGACTGGAGCAACAGCTTCAGCAATTTATTGCCTCTCAGAAGTTAGACCAGCAAGAGAAAAAAGCGTTTAAACAATCCATTGAAACAAAGCATCAGCAATTACAGCAAATTATAGATGACATAAAAGCTGCTGCATATCTCAACCAAGTCAAACAAAAAATTCAAAAACAACTATACTATGTGCTGGAGCGATTTTCAATTCGCTTCCACGATATGTTTAAAGAAACAGTTAATCCTGCTACCATTACGGAATCTGGTAAAGAAGGAAGAAAGCAACTTTGGGATTGCATGTGGAATTTGATTGCTTACTGTCAAACAGAGTTGATTCGAGAGCTACAAGCTGTTTCATTGCGAATAGAAGCATTTATGAATGATTCTATGCTGGATGTATACCGTTTCATAGAAAAGCAAAGTCAAAGCGTTGATAAATCATTTATGTTTGCAGAAATAGATAGGAAAGATATAGCTTCTCCTGTTTTTTCCGAGGCCTTTCAAGCAATGGACCATCAACCATTAAATCGAATGATTCAGTCATACAAAAACACAAAAGCCTTTTTTGCCAAAAACGAAAAGGAACGAACGAAAGAAGCGATATATGGGTTTTTGCAGCCAATAGTGAAGGAATATATGGATGTAAATGAACAACATATGGATGCATTCTATGAAGAGCAATGGGCAACGATTATATCAGATTTAAAGGAGAACATTGCTATACAGTTACAAAAACATATGGATAGCTATCATGAAATGATCACTTCCAACGTTTCGCTGCCAGAATTAATCAACAAACAGCATGAAGTGTCTGCCATTTTAGCGGATTATAAACAGAAAGAAGGATAA
- a CDS encoding acyl-CoA carboxylase subunit beta: protein MTYNNIYDEKVATIKSGGKEKYHRKNEEKGKLFVRERLKRLLDDDLSLEDAFFANCMDETLPSDGVVTGIGKINGQSVCVMANDSTVKAGSWGRRTVEKIIRIQETAMTLEIPMIYLVDSAGARITDQVEMFPNRRGAGRIFHNQIKLSGRVPQVCLLFGPSAAGGAYIPAFCDIVIMVEGNASMYLGSPRMAEKVIGEKVSLEEMGGATMHCSVSGVGDVLVKTEQEAIDYTQSYLSYFPANFRHKPSVEEAKASKQLEKSIADLIPENQNAAFNMYDLIDRLIDADSFCEIKKKFAPELITGLARIDGRSIGIIANQPRMKGGVLFPDSADKAAKFMQLCDAFNIPLLFLVDVPGFMIGTKVERAGIIRHGAKMLATMSEATVPKISVIVRKAYGAGLYAMAGPAFEPDCCLALPTAQIAVMGPEAAVNAVYANKIQDMSEEERPAFIKEKQEEYKENIDIYRLASEMVVDAIIDPENLREELKTRFAIYDSKNVTFTERKHGVYPV, encoded by the coding sequence ATGACTTACAACAACATTTATGATGAAAAAGTAGCCACGATTAAAAGTGGAGGAAAAGAAAAATATCATCGCAAAAATGAAGAAAAAGGGAAGCTGTTTGTACGTGAACGATTAAAACGGCTTTTGGACGACGATTTAAGTCTTGAAGATGCATTTTTTGCAAATTGTATGGATGAAACACTACCATCGGATGGAGTTGTAACAGGAATTGGAAAAATTAATGGTCAGTCCGTATGCGTGATGGCAAATGACTCAACAGTAAAAGCTGGATCATGGGGCAGACGTACAGTGGAAAAAATCATTCGTATTCAAGAAACAGCCATGACGTTGGAAATTCCGATGATTTATTTAGTAGATTCCGCTGGTGCAAGAATTACCGATCAAGTCGAAATGTTTCCAAACAGAAGGGGCGCAGGGCGAATTTTCCATAATCAGATAAAGCTATCTGGTCGTGTACCGCAAGTATGTCTCTTATTCGGACCATCCGCAGCAGGAGGAGCCTATATACCTGCTTTTTGTGACATTGTTATAATGGTGGAAGGCAATGCTTCCATGTATTTAGGCTCGCCACGGATGGCAGAAAAGGTAATCGGAGAGAAAGTTAGTTTAGAAGAAATGGGCGGTGCCACAATGCATTGCTCTGTTTCTGGAGTTGGCGACGTATTAGTCAAAACAGAGCAAGAGGCTATCGACTATACCCAATCATACTTAAGTTATTTCCCAGCTAATTTTAGACATAAGCCATCTGTAGAAGAAGCAAAAGCAAGTAAGCAACTGGAAAAAAGTATCGCTGATTTAATCCCAGAAAATCAAAATGCTGCCTTTAATATGTATGACCTTATCGATCGGCTTATTGATGCAGATAGCTTCTGTGAAATAAAGAAAAAATTCGCTCCCGAACTAATAACTGGACTCGCCAGAATAGATGGACGATCGATCGGTATTATTGCAAATCAACCAAGAATGAAGGGAGGCGTCTTATTTCCAGACTCAGCTGATAAAGCCGCCAAATTTATGCAGCTATGTGACGCCTTTAATATCCCGTTGTTGTTCTTGGTAGACGTACCAGGTTTTATGATTGGTACAAAGGTCGAACGCGCTGGCATTATTCGCCATGGTGCCAAAATGCTTGCTACGATGAGTGAAGCGACGGTTCCAAAAATTTCTGTTATTGTTCGTAAAGCTTATGGCGCTGGGCTTTATGCTATGGCGGGTCCTGCATTTGAACCAGATTGCTGTCTGGCATTACCTACTGCTCAAATTGCTGTTATGGGACCAGAAGCAGCAGTGAATGCTGTGTACGCTAATAAGATTCAGGATATGTCTGAAGAAGAGCGACCGGCCTTTATTAAAGAAAAGCAAGAAGAATATAAGGAGAATATTGATATTTATCGTTTGGCTTCAGAAATGGTCGTAGATGCGATCATTGATCCGGAGAACTTGCGAGAAGAATTAAAGACGCGCTTTGCTATCTATGATTCTAAGAACGTGACATTTACGGAAAGAAAGCATGGTGTCTATCCAGTATAA
- a CDS encoding enoyl-CoA hydratase yields MGKFIELQKEQSIAIVKINRPEAANALSQPLLTELQATIQTVEQDRSIACTILTGEGEKAFCSGADLKERAGMNDQEVIAAVAHIGDTVTMVENLPMPVIAAMNGVAFGGGLELALACDIRIAAHHAQMGLTETSLAIIPGAGGTQRLPRLIGIGRAKQLIYSAKRITAEEAFHIGLVEETVAGNELQETVKQFAATIAKNGPIALRQAKIALNKGTETDLTTGLLIEQLAYQHTIPTNDRIEGLQAFREKRTPHYHGN; encoded by the coding sequence GTGGGAAAGTTTATTGAATTACAAAAGGAGCAATCGATTGCTATTGTTAAAATAAATCGCCCAGAAGCAGCAAATGCGCTGTCCCAACCTTTACTTACAGAATTGCAAGCAACTATTCAAACAGTGGAACAGGATCGATCCATTGCCTGTACCATTCTTACAGGCGAGGGAGAAAAAGCATTTTGCTCAGGGGCTGATTTAAAAGAGCGCGCTGGAATGAATGATCAAGAGGTAATAGCAGCGGTTGCTCATATTGGAGATACAGTAACCATGGTGGAGAATTTACCTATGCCGGTCATCGCAGCAATGAATGGAGTTGCTTTTGGCGGTGGGTTGGAATTAGCATTAGCCTGTGATATTCGTATAGCTGCGCACCATGCACAGATGGGGCTTACGGAAACGTCATTAGCCATTATTCCTGGAGCAGGGGGAACACAACGTCTACCTCGATTAATTGGAATCGGTAGGGCAAAGCAATTAATTTATAGCGCCAAGCGGATCACGGCAGAAGAAGCTTTCCATATAGGGTTAGTGGAGGAGACCGTTGCAGGTAACGAATTACAAGAAACAGTAAAACAGTTTGCAGCAACTATTGCCAAAAATGGTCCCATTGCGCTGAGGCAAGCGAAAATCGCACTTAATAAAGGAACAGAAACAGATTTAACAACTGGCTTACTTATCGAACAACTCGCCTATCAGCATACGATTCCAACGAATGATCGAATCGAAGGGCTTCAAGCCTTTCGTGAAAAACGGACACCACACTATCATGGAAACTAA
- a CDS encoding acetyl-CoA carboxylase biotin carboxyl carrier protein subunit encodes MEVKATMAGSVWKMTVAQGDSVEEGQDVVILESMKMEIPIAAEQSGTVKEFKVQEGDFVNEGDVIAVIE; translated from the coding sequence ATGGAAGTAAAAGCAACGATGGCAGGAAGTGTATGGAAGATGACAGTAGCACAAGGTGACAGCGTGGAGGAAGGTCAAGATGTCGTCATCTTGGAGTCGATGAAAATGGAAATTCCAATTGCTGCAGAACAGTCAGGTACAGTGAAAGAATTTAAAGTCCAAGAAGGGGATTTTGTAAACGAAGGAGACGTCATTGCTGTTATTGAATAA
- a CDS encoding acetyl-CoA carboxylase biotin carboxylase subunit: MINKLMIANRGEIAVRIICTCKKLNIRTVSVYSEADKYAPHVEMADESYLIGPPRVQESYLNAEKIIEIAKETKADAIHPGYGFLSENAGFAEQCEQAGLVFIGPKSSVIQKMGSKIEARRAMQTAGVPVVPGTDGAVATAEDAASYASQIGYPVMVKASAGGGGIGMQVVQTEAELKEAFVNNTKRAQSLFGDGAMFMEKKIENARHIEVQVLADHHGNVVHLFERECSIQRRNQKVIEEAPSPFISEETRQEMGEKAVQAAKALAYTNAGTIEFLVDEQENFYFLEMNTRIQVEHPITEEITGVDIVEKQLEIASGKPLQLSQDELFINGHAIEARIYAEDPKTFFPSPGHIDVFQPPEGEYIRNEVAVRSNYDVTPFYDPMIAKLVVHGKSREVAISLLKQALEQYKVTGIKTNIPMLLRVVEHEQFQAGNTTTSFLELYHG, encoded by the coding sequence ATGATAAACAAACTGATGATTGCAAATCGTGGGGAAATTGCTGTACGAATTATTTGCACATGTAAAAAATTAAATATTCGAACGGTTAGCGTTTATTCCGAGGCTGATAAATACGCACCCCATGTGGAAATGGCGGATGAAAGCTATTTAATTGGACCGCCTAGGGTGCAGGAAAGCTATTTAAATGCGGAAAAAATAATTGAAATAGCAAAAGAAACAAAGGCCGACGCTATCCATCCCGGCTATGGATTTTTAAGTGAAAACGCTGGGTTTGCTGAGCAATGTGAACAAGCAGGATTAGTATTTATTGGACCCAAAAGTAGTGTGATTCAAAAGATGGGGAGCAAGATAGAAGCTAGACGAGCAATGCAAACAGCAGGAGTGCCAGTTGTTCCTGGAACGGACGGAGCTGTTGCAACAGCGGAAGATGCTGCTTCCTACGCCAGTCAAATTGGCTATCCAGTGATGGTAAAAGCATCTGCTGGAGGTGGTGGTATTGGAATGCAGGTGGTGCAAACGGAAGCTGAGCTGAAAGAAGCATTTGTTAACAACACCAAACGAGCACAAAGCTTATTTGGTGATGGAGCAATGTTTATGGAGAAGAAAATAGAAAATGCCCGTCATATTGAAGTGCAAGTATTAGCTGACCACCATGGAAATGTCGTTCATTTATTTGAGCGTGAATGCTCGATCCAGCGGAGAAATCAAAAGGTAATCGAAGAAGCACCATCCCCATTTATTTCTGAGGAAACTAGGCAGGAAATGGGCGAAAAAGCGGTTCAGGCAGCAAAAGCTTTGGCGTATACAAACGCTGGTACCATTGAATTTTTAGTAGACGAACAGGAGAATTTCTACTTTTTAGAAATGAATACACGGATTCAAGTAGAACATCCAATTACAGAAGAGATCACAGGAGTAGATATTGTTGAAAAGCAGCTTGAAATTGCAAGTGGTAAGCCGTTACAGCTATCTCAAGATGAGCTTTTTATCAATGGGCATGCCATCGAAGCTAGGATCTATGCTGAAGACCCGAAGACGTTCTTTCCTTCTCCAGGCCATATAGATGTATTTCAACCACCAGAGGGAGAGTATATTCGTAATGAAGTAGCGGTACGCAGTAATTATGATGTGACCCCGTTTTACGATCCGATGATTGCCAAATTAGTTGTTCATGGGAAATCTCGAGAAGTGGCAATTTCTCTATTAAAGCAAGCATTAGAACAATATAAAGTTACGGGGATCAAGACAAATATTCCCATGTTATTGCGTGTTGTTGAACACGAACAATTTCAAGCGGGTAACACCACAACTAGCTTTTTAGAATTGTATCATGGATGA
- a CDS encoding AMP-binding protein: MSLLHVTVGELLEEQVKLYPEHEAVVYPELKLRKTYQEFNKEVNQAAKGLMALGVGKGEHVAIWSDNKPEWLTTQFATGKMGAVLVTVNTNYQASELQYLLEQSEATTLIMAENYKGTSYIEVLKSICPELEEAAPGNLQSKALPKLKNIIILGNTNYPFAYSWRDIMDAGKEISDQDLWERKTILEEHEVINMQYTSGTTGFPKGVMLTHHNIVNNGKQIADCMKLTEADRLCIPVPFFHCFGCVLGVLAAVSKGTTMVLVEQFHPEKVLAAVAQERCTALHGVPTMFIAELNHPNFEQYDLSSLRTGIMSGSPCPMEVMTKVMEKMGAEEITIAYGQTEASPVITQTKTDDPIELRVSTVGTPHPNVEVKIVIPGTSEEQERGVPGELLTRGYHVMKGYYNNPEATELAIDEDGWLHTGDLALMRLDGYLEITGRMKDMIIRGGENIYPREIEEFLYQHPDVLDVQIVGIPDKKYGEEIMAWIIPKENSQVSEADIRSFCEGNISWHKIPKYIAFVDKYPMTASGKIQKYRLKEMAIQKLNE, translated from the coding sequence ATGTCACTTTTACATGTTACCGTTGGAGAGCTCTTAGAGGAACAAGTAAAATTATATCCGGAGCATGAGGCGGTTGTCTACCCAGAATTAAAGCTTAGAAAAACATATCAGGAATTTAATAAAGAAGTTAACCAAGCAGCAAAAGGCCTAATGGCATTGGGAGTTGGCAAGGGAGAACATGTTGCTATTTGGTCAGATAATAAACCCGAATGGCTGACTACACAATTTGCAACCGGAAAAATGGGTGCTGTGTTAGTAACGGTAAATACAAACTATCAAGCTAGTGAACTACAGTATCTATTAGAGCAGTCGGAAGCAACCACTTTAATTATGGCAGAAAATTATAAAGGAACCTCCTATATAGAAGTTTTAAAAAGTATTTGTCCAGAACTGGAAGAAGCAGCACCAGGCAATCTGCAATCGAAAGCTTTGCCGAAGCTAAAAAATATTATCATCCTAGGTAATACCAATTATCCTTTTGCTTATAGTTGGCGCGATATCATGGATGCTGGTAAAGAAATATCAGATCAGGATTTGTGGGAACGGAAAACGATTTTAGAAGAACATGAAGTTATTAATATGCAGTATACTTCTGGCACAACGGGTTTTCCTAAGGGTGTTATGCTAACACATCATAATATTGTTAATAATGGCAAACAAATTGCGGATTGTATGAAGCTAACAGAAGCAGACAGATTGTGTATTCCAGTTCCGTTTTTTCACTGCTTTGGGTGCGTGTTAGGCGTATTAGCTGCTGTTTCTAAAGGAACAACAATGGTTTTAGTAGAGCAGTTCCACCCAGAGAAAGTTTTGGCAGCCGTTGCTCAAGAACGATGTACAGCCCTGCATGGTGTACCGACGATGTTTATTGCCGAGCTAAATCATCCCAATTTTGAGCAGTATGATTTGTCCAGTTTAAGGACGGGTATTATGTCGGGTTCCCCTTGTCCGATGGAAGTAATGACGAAAGTGATGGAAAAAATGGGGGCAGAAGAAATAACCATAGCATATGGTCAGACGGAAGCTTCTCCTGTTATTACACAAACCAAAACAGACGACCCAATTGAGTTACGAGTGAGCACTGTTGGAACACCCCACCCGAATGTAGAGGTGAAAATCGTCATTCCAGGAACTAGTGAGGAGCAAGAACGAGGTGTTCCTGGCGAATTGTTAACACGAGGTTACCATGTGATGAAGGGATATTATAATAATCCAGAGGCGACCGAGCTTGCGATCGATGAAGATGGCTGGTTGCACACAGGAGATTTGGCGTTGATGCGATTAGACGGTTATTTGGAAATTACTGGTAGAATGAAGGATATGATTATTCGTGGTGGAGAAAATATTTACCCACGGGAAATTGAAGAGTTTTTATATCAGCATCCAGATGTCCTCGATGTCCAAATAGTTGGCATTCCAGATAAAAAGTACGGCGAAGAAATAATGGCATGGATTATACCGAAGGAAAATAGCCAAGTTTCCGAGGCGGATATTCGATCCTTTTGTGAGGGGAATATATCGTGGCATAAAATACCGAAGTATATTGCATTTGTAGACAAATATCCCATGACAGCAAGTGGAAAAATTCAAAAATACCGCTTGAAAGAAATGGCGATCCAAAAGCTGAATGAATAG